A stretch of the Papaver somniferum cultivar HN1 chromosome 6, ASM357369v1, whole genome shotgun sequence genome encodes the following:
- the LOC113290511 gene encoding F-box/LRR-repeat protein At4g14103-like produces MATRNKKKKKLINSKSRNIINNNIDVGEDRISKLPDSIIHHILSSLPIKCAVSTTVLSKTWNNLWVSIPVFDFRDWRSITHTPRTEITVETSIAKELKEREVTDRFMDFLDSTLFSDNNISTVQKFYLNCNTAGFDANRVREWLTALIKRNVEDLILTVICQKTNMVPLNLFTCESLTVLDFNFQTQHTLEFPQSVYLPKLKVLRLSCVLFDNVASTQQFFSNCPVLEELVLCKCNRMDMESDVISFSAPRLKFLSLKGTFRKERFFCNLQVKIDAPNLESVEYGGWLPSDFLMGSFPSLVEADFLHARDNKTSTLDSVSKFVRLCSNIKLLKASYKCIKIFGVANVPSTSFPTFDNLVRLELDYDSPREPTPSTRSLFKFLHFAPNLESLVIHQWSNQRVIVSLGKLQILPIPLHNPEIPLFYKILADERFAWGIFQLSGDAIRIALEYSRRADGLESSYSYEVRDKLYRDKVIDFTEYTLDNFFNHYYVGLMKSNSTKWAVRLRRKDGIAEDNRIMRDVDWNDKSNNSARRSNDSSWLNCPAILEGPYISGKAEDGSDLPLPYNLSSYQP; encoded by the exons ATggcaacaagaaacaaaaagaagaagaagctcaTCAACTCAAAATCCAG AAACATTATCAACAACAACATTGACGTGGGAGAGGATAGGATTAGTAAATTGCCTGACTCCATAATTCATCATATACTCTCTTCACTTCCAATCAAATGTGCTGTTTCCACTACAGTTTTGtctaaaacatggaacaatctcTGGGTATCTATTCCGGTTTTTGATTTTCGTGATTGGCGATCTATTACTCATACCCCAAGAACTGAAATTACTGTAGAAACCAGTATCGCAAAAGAGCTCAAGGAGCGCGAGGTTACCGATAGGTTTATGGATTTTTTGGACAGCACATTGTTTTCTGATAATAACATATCAACTGTACAGAAATTCTATCTCAATTGTAACACTGCAGGCTTTGATGCAAACCGAGTGAGGGAATGGCTTACTGCATTAATAAAACGGAATGTTGAAGATCTTATTCTTACCGTGATTTGCCAGAAAACCAATATGGTTCCCCTAAACCTTTTCACTTGTGAATCACTGACAGTGTTGGATTTTAATTTTCAAACCCAACATACTCTTGAATTCCCACAGTCAGTTTATTTACCAAAACTTAAGGTACTTCGGCTTTCATGTGTTTTATTTGACAATGTGGCATCGACACAACAATTCTTTTCCAACTGTCCTGTTCTTGAAGAATTGGTTTTGTGCAAATGTAATCGGATGGATATGGAGTCAGATGTCATATCTTTTTCAGCTCCTCGACTCAAATTCCTCTCCTTAAAGGGTACTTTTAGAAAAGAACGCTTCTTTTGTAATCTTCAAGTCAAGATTGATGCACCGAATCTAGAGTCTGTCGAGTATGGTGGCTGGCTACCGAGTGACTTTCTTATGGGTAGCTTTCCATCACTAGTTGAAGCAGATTTTCTCCATGCCCGTGATAACAAAACAAGTACACTGGATTCTGTATCTAAGTTTGTAAGACTGTGTTCTAATATAAAGCTCTTAAAAGCATCATATAAGTGTATTAAG ATTTTTGGAGTTGCAAATGTTCCCTCAACAAGTTTCCCTACCTTTGATAATCTGGTGCGTTTGGAGCTGGATTACGATTCTCCTCGTGAGCCAACACCTTCAACGAGATCATTATTCAAGTTTCTACATTTCGCACCAAATTTGGAATCACTAGTCATCCATCAG TGGAGTAATCAGAGAGTCATTGTTTCATTAGGGAAACTTCAAATTCTTCCAATTCCCTTGCATAACCCAGAAATTCCTCTTTTCTATAAAATTCTTGCTGATGAGAGATTCGCATGGGGAATATTTCAACTGAGTGGTGATGCGATTAGAATAGCATTAGAATATTCTCGTCGCGCAGATGGATTAGAGTCCTCTTACTCTTATGAGGTACGAGACAAATTGTATCGCGATAAGGTTATTGATTTCACCGAatatactcttgataatttcttcaatcattattATGTTGGGCTTATGAAAAGCAACTCTACCAAATGGGCCGTTCGCTTAAGAAGAAAAGACGGCATTGCTGAAGATAACAGGATCATGCGAGACGTTGACTGGAATGACAAATCAAATAACAGTGCTCGCAGATCTAATGATTCAAGTTGGCTTAATTGTCCTGCCATTTTAGAAGGTCCCTACATTTCTGGTAAAGCTGAGGATGGTTCTGATCTTCCTCTTCCCTATAATCTTTCTTCTTATCAACCTTAG